In Ruminococcaceae bacterium R-25, one genomic interval encodes:
- a CDS encoding NitT/TauT family transport system permease protein, with amino-acid sequence MIKKSSIVYGFSLSITGFLIAALLNALIPITADVEITEYSVAGITVDINSTYRAVLIVLSAIFLVSGLISLKDHDKWKKYVKGAPIRFASGIALLVWDILGTKWQLLPQPFFPGPAGIVEAFLIEPQFVLENTLYSLRLYAAGFALGVVFGVGTGILVGWFPKVYYWVTPVLKVTGVIPAVAWMPFALTLLPTPFAAAVFLIVICVWFPVTSLTSQGIKSTPKVQFEAARTLGSNTLDLVFRVAVPHALPQIFTGISTANAFAFTTLVMAEMMGQPGGLGYYINLSKVWSAYYKVFAAIVVMAVLFSFITAILERVEKYALRWQKGLVR; translated from the coding sequence ATGATTAAGAAGAGTTCAATCGTTTACGGCTTTTCCTTATCAATAACAGGATTCCTGATCGCTGCGCTTCTTAATGCCCTGATCCCGATCACCGCTGATGTTGAGATAACAGAATATTCTGTTGCAGGAATAACTGTAGACATTAACAGTACTTACAGAGCTGTTCTCATAGTCTTATCGGCAATATTTCTTGTGTCAGGTCTTATCTCATTAAAAGATCACGACAAATGGAAGAAATACGTTAAGGGTGCACCAATAAGGTTTGCATCAGGAATAGCACTTCTGGTTTGGGACATTCTCGGAACTAAATGGCAATTACTGCCTCAGCCGTTTTTTCCGGGACCTGCAGGTATCGTTGAAGCGTTTCTCATCGAACCTCAGTTCGTGCTGGAGAATACACTTTATTCTTTAAGGCTTTATGCTGCAGGATTTGCCCTTGGAGTGGTATTCGGAGTTGGAACCGGCATTCTCGTTGGCTGGTTTCCAAAGGTATACTACTGGGTCACGCCCGTACTTAAGGTTACGGGCGTAATCCCGGCAGTAGCATGGATGCCATTTGCTTTAACGCTTCTTCCGACACCTTTTGCCGCTGCGGTATTCCTTATTGTTATTTGTGTCTGGTTCCCGGTAACAAGCCTTACATCACAGGGAATCAAGTCGACACCGAAGGTTCAGTTCGAAGCAGCAAGAACATTGGGTTCGAACACATTGGATCTGGTATTCAGAGTTGCCGTTCCGCATGCTCTGCCTCAGATCTTTACAGGTATATCGACAGCAAATGCATTCGCGTTCACAACCCTTGTAATGGCGGAGATGATGGGACAGCCTGGCGGACTCGGATATTACATCAATCTCTCCAAAGTGTGGAGCGCATACTACAAGGTTTTTGCTGCAATTGTTGTAATGGCTGTATTGTTCAGCTTCATCACTGCAATCCTTGAGAGGGTGGAAAAATACGCCTTAAGATGGCAGAAGGGACTCGTAAGATAA
- a CDS encoding O-acetylhomoserine (thiol)-lyase, which translates to MAYNFDTLKIRAGYDPLQHNHAVSVPIYQTVAFEMGSTERADALFAFELEDPLYTRVSNPTVQVLEKRVAALHGVESAVAVASGMAAISYTALALAAQGGRILTSPRLYGGAVDGFPSILAELGVKYDMIENPDDPNEFERNIKDDTKAIYIEAISNPLATVLDFEAIADIAHKHGIPLVVDNTAATPYLFNPFEHGADIVVYSATKALCGHGNVIAGLILEKGSFDYGSGKFPLFEKKLWFLRDRNDNPRSILEAFPKTPVTGKIRAVHLNYLGAALSPFDAYLILLGIETLSERVSKQVSSALKIVEYLDNNEHVNSVSYPYAKNSKYKALADKYLPNGAGGLFSFEFNGTEEQKRKFIEAVNIFGYQANIGDAKSLIVNPAQTTHGELTYEQRDITGLTLSTIRLSIGLEDPQDLIDDLDQAFEKAFK; encoded by the coding sequence ATGGCTTACAATTTTGACACATTAAAGATCCGTGCAGGATATGACCCGCTTCAGCATAATCATGCCGTAAGCGTACCTATTTATCAGACAGTAGCTTTCGAGATGGGAAGCACTGAAAGAGCTGATGCTTTATTTGCATTTGAACTTGAGGATCCGCTCTACACAAGAGTATCCAATCCCACCGTTCAGGTTCTGGAAAAAAGAGTTGCCGCACTTCACGGCGTTGAAAGTGCTGTTGCAGTAGCATCAGGCATGGCCGCCATCTCATACACCGCATTGGCCCTTGCAGCACAAGGCGGAAGGATCCTTACAAGCCCGCGTCTCTACGGCGGTGCTGTTGACGGATTCCCCTCGATCCTTGCAGAACTCGGCGTTAAATATGACATGATCGAGAATCCCGACGATCCTAATGAGTTCGAACGCAATATCAAAGACGATACCAAGGCAATCTATATCGAGGCCATCTCAAATCCTTTGGCAACAGTCCTCGATTTTGAAGCAATCGCAGACATTGCCCACAAGCATGGTATACCGCTTGTTGTAGATAACACTGCTGCTACGCCTTACCTCTTCAACCCGTTTGAACATGGCGCAGATATCGTAGTTTATTCGGCAACAAAGGCCTTGTGCGGTCACGGTAATGTTATCGCCGGCCTTATTCTCGAGAAAGGCTCATTCGATTACGGTTCAGGAAAGTTCCCTCTTTTCGAGAAGAAACTGTGGTTTTTAAGAGACAGAAATGACAATCCGAGAAGTATTCTTGAGGCTTTCCCGAAAACGCCCGTTACCGGAAAGATCAGAGCAGTACACTTAAATTACCTTGGCGCTGCCCTCTCCCCGTTTGATGCATATCTTATTCTTCTCGGAATCGAGACACTCTCAGAGAGAGTCTCCAAGCAGGTGTCTTCCGCGCTTAAGATTGTGGAATACTTAGACAACAACGAACACGTTAACAGCGTCAGCTATCCTTATGCCAAGAACAGCAAATATAAGGCTCTTGCCGATAAATACCTTCCTAACGGTGCAGGCGGACTCTTCTCATTTGAGTTCAACGGAACCGAAGAACAAAAGAGGAAGTTCATCGAAGCAGTTAACATATTCGGCTACCAGGCAAATATCGGTGACGCCAAATCGCTCATTGTAAACCCCGCACAGACAACTCACGGCGAACTTACATACGAGCAGCGTGATATAACAGGTCTTACTCTCAGTACGATCAGATTATCGATCGGCCTCGAAGATCCACAGGATCTTATCGATGACCTTGATCAAGCCTTCGAAAAAGCCTTCAAATAA
- a CDS encoding NitT/TauT family transport system ATP-binding protein/sulfonate transport system ATP-binding protein, with protein MAEQIEKEDYILKIKNLRRIYKDDDGADVEALEDVSLNVKRGEFISIIGASGCGKTTLLRSIAGLDKPDSGSIVMDDHKITKPDPERGYVFQQGGLFNWLTVEQNIAYGLKTRKIYKEKKSEVPKYIKLVGLNGFEDSYPYQISGGMAQRVAIARTLINDPKMLLLDEPMGALDSFTRADIQDKLLELHKLNGITMVLVTHDIDEAIYLSDRIVIMTPRPGKISNIIEVNIPHPRQRGEAEFLAMRRKLLQEFDLATAHPEPEYNI; from the coding sequence ATGGCTGAACAGATTGAAAAAGAAGATTACATTCTTAAGATCAAGAACCTCCGCCGCATATATAAGGATGATGACGGCGCAGATGTTGAAGCCCTTGAGGACGTAAGTCTGAACGTTAAACGCGGAGAATTCATTTCAATCATTGGCGCAAGCGGATGCGGCAAGACAACTTTGCTCCGTTCGATAGCAGGCCTTGATAAGCCTGACTCAGGTTCGATCGTTATGGATGATCATAAGATCACAAAACCGGATCCTGAGCGCGGATATGTTTTTCAGCAGGGTGGTCTGTTTAACTGGCTTACTGTTGAACAGAATATTGCATACGGTCTTAAAACAAGAAAGATCTATAAAGAGAAAAAGTCTGAAGTGCCCAAATATATTAAGCTTGTCGGACTTAATGGATTCGAGGATTCATATCCTTATCAGATAAGCGGAGGAATGGCTCAGAGAGTGGCAATTGCCAGGACATTGATAAATGATCCGAAAATGCTTCTTCTCGATGAACCGATGGGTGCACTGGATTCTTTTACCCGTGCCGATATCCAGGATAAGCTCCTGGAACTGCATAAGTTGAATGGTATTACGATGGTTCTCGTAACCCATGATATAGACGAAGCTATATATCTTTCTGACAGGATTGTAATTATGACTCCCAGACCCGGAAAGATAAGTAACATCATTGAGGTTAATATTCCTCATCCGAGACAGAGAGGCGAAGCTGAATTCCTTGCGATGCGAAGAAAACTTCTCCAGGAATTTGATCTTGCTACGGCTCATCCTGAACCGGAATACAACATTTAA
- a CDS encoding enolase has translation MNFLEIVNVYGRAILDSRGNPTVEAEVTLYDGTVGRGTAPSGASTGEFEALELRDGDKTRYLGKGVNKAVENINTVINDAITGLDASDIYAVDKAMIEADGTKDKSNLGANAILAVSIATARAAATALDIPLYRFLGGVQATKLPVPMMNILNGGAHADSAVDTQEFMIMPVGAPSFSEGLRWCAEVFHTLKKLIKEMGDVTAVGDEGGFAPNKLDSDEAAIEKILEAIKAAGYEPGKDFMIAMDAASSEWKSEKGKGFYHQPKSGKDFTSDELIAHWESLVDKYPIISIEDGLDEEDWEGWQKMTAKIGNKVQLVGDDLFVTNTERLSKGIALGAGNSILIKLNQIGSVSETLEAIKMAHKAGYTAISSHRSGETEDTTIADLAVALNTCQIKTGAPSRSERVAKYNQLLRIEEELGDAADYPQMGAFNVKK, from the coding sequence ATGAACTTTTTGGAAATCGTAAATGTCTACGGAAGAGCAATTCTCGACTCAAGAGGAAATCCTACAGTTGAAGCTGAGGTTACTCTCTATGACGGTACAGTCGGCAGAGGTACCGCACCCAGCGGTGCTTCTACAGGTGAATTTGAAGCTTTAGAGCTCCGTGACGGCGACAAGACAAGATATCTCGGAAAGGGCGTTAACAAGGCTGTCGAGAATATCAATACAGTTATCAATGATGCTATCACAGGTCTTGATGCTTCGGATATCTATGCAGTAGATAAGGCAATGATCGAAGCAGACGGAACAAAGGATAAGTCTAATCTCGGTGCTAACGCAATCCTTGCTGTATCCATCGCTACTGCAAGAGCAGCAGCTACAGCTCTTGATATCCCGCTCTACAGATTCTTAGGCGGCGTACAGGCTACTAAACTTCCTGTTCCTATGATGAACATCTTAAACGGTGGTGCTCACGCAGACAGCGCTGTTGACACACAAGAATTCATGATCATGCCTGTAGGCGCTCCTTCTTTCAGCGAAGGCCTCAGATGGTGTGCAGAAGTATTCCATACATTAAAGAAGCTCATCAAGGAAATGGGCGACGTTACGGCTGTAGGCGATGAGGGCGGTTTTGCTCCCAACAAGCTCGACAGTGACGAAGCTGCTATCGAGAAGATCCTTGAAGCTATCAAGGCTGCAGGTTATGAGCCCGGCAAGGACTTCATGATCGCTATGGACGCTGCATCTTCCGAGTGGAAGAGCGAGAAGGGCAAGGGCTTCTACCATCAGCCCAAGTCAGGAAAGGATTTCACATCAGACGAGCTCATTGCTCACTGGGAATCCCTTGTTGATAAGTATCCTATCATCTCCATTGAGGATGGCCTTGATGAGGAAGACTGGGAAGGCTGGCAGAAGATGACAGCTAAGATCGGAAATAAGGTCCAGCTCGTAGGCGACGATCTTTTCGTAACAAATACTGAAAGACTCTCAAAGGGAATCGCACTTGGTGCAGGCAACTCCATTCTTATCAAGCTTAACCAGATCGGTTCTGTATCTGAGACATTGGAAGCAATCAAGATGGCTCACAAAGCAGGCTATACAGCAATTTCTTCACACAGATCAGGCGAGACTGAAGATACAACTATCGCGGATCTCGCTGTTGCTCTTAACACTTGCCAGATCAAGACAGGTGCTCCGAGCCGTTCCGAGAGAGTTGCTAAATACAACCAGCTTTTGAGGATTGAAGAAGAATTAGGCGACGCTGCAGATTATCCGCAGATGGGCGCATTTAACGTTAAGAAATGA
- a CDS encoding putative ABC transport system permease protein translates to MLAALIGSYALFVGSVLKGSLNNGMTRMQERMGADLMIVPESSEVKARNILLTGEPEFFYMDISVAQALLDIEGVECATSQFYFTSLSSDCCSTRVQLIAYDPDTDFVIDPWIDERITDEVEKGSVIIGSEVTPLPNGKVKFYGSEYPVAGKLGETATGLDHSVFMTRDTMHEILSDAKEKGYQFINPEDDGAFVSTVLIRVSENADITGIEKEIYGKAEGIKFIETDKLINDLSVKLGSVDRLINVTLTVLLVFSFVTMILFFSVIFHERKKEFAILRILGMSSSKICVSSLTEGLIIGAAGGAAGLLAGILTVFPFNRLIENSLDVPYLMSPLPVVILYGLLGVAVTVLFSSLASFLSTLSLSHAETYYTMRAGE, encoded by the coding sequence ATGCTTGCTGCTCTTATCGGTTCTTATGCTTTGTTCGTAGGAAGCGTGCTGAAAGGATCGCTTAATAACGGCATGACCAGGATGCAGGAGCGTATGGGAGCAGATCTCATGATCGTTCCGGAGTCTTCGGAAGTGAAGGCCAGGAACATTCTGCTTACAGGCGAACCTGAGTTTTTCTATATGGACATTTCGGTAGCTCAGGCTCTTCTTGATATCGAAGGCGTGGAATGTGCAACGAGCCAGTTCTATTTTACTTCTCTGTCCTCTGATTGCTGCTCGACAAGGGTTCAGCTGATAGCTTACGATCCGGATACTGATTTTGTTATCGATCCCTGGATCGACGAGAGGATCACGGATGAAGTGGAAAAAGGAAGCGTGATCATCGGCAGTGAAGTTACTCCTTTGCCGAACGGAAAAGTGAAGTTCTACGGAAGTGAGTATCCAGTTGCAGGTAAGCTCGGTGAGACAGCAACAGGACTCGATCATTCTGTGTTCATGACCAGAGATACAATGCATGAGATCCTCTCCGATGCAAAGGAAAAGGGGTATCAGTTTATTAATCCGGAAGATGACGGAGCGTTTGTATCAACTGTTCTTATCCGTGTCAGTGAGAATGCCGACATTACCGGTATCGAAAAAGAAATCTACGGCAAAGCTGAAGGCATTAAGTTTATTGAAACTGACAAACTGATCAATGATCTTTCAGTAAAGCTCGGTTCGGTAGACAGGCTTATAAATGTTACGCTTACAGTGCTTCTTGTCTTTTCATTCGTTACCATGATCCTTTTCTTTTCCGTTATCTTCCATGAGAGGAAGAAAGAATTTGCAATATTAAGGATCCTTGGTATGTCATCTTCAAAGATCTGTGTCTCATCACTGACCGAGGGCCTGATCATCGGTGCTGCAGGCGGCGCAGCTGGCCTTTTGGCAGGTATACTTACAGTATTTCCGTTTAACCGCCTCATTGAGAATTCACTTGATGTTCCTTATCTTATGTCGCCCTTGCCGGTAGTCATTTTGTATGGGCTTTTGGGAGTTGCCGTGACTGTCCTTTTCAGTTCTCTGGCATCGTTCCTGTCAACGTTAAGTCTTTCTCATGCAGAGACTTATTACACAATGAGGGCGGGTGAATAA
- a CDS encoding transglutaminase superfamily protein has translation MHKRIISSLLITTVLISGCNIKLEELDSNLTAGTSTAITDSTPVATTSETEQQKFEFNPHLYVPSLSSDIPKDYWDSFYNLCDALRAGESTFECSSKEAYKWATCWSTLNDLFPVASLLISGESKDGSVPFENGTGKIYYQIPVEEFVAKQAEFEVIITDMLNSCVEQDDTDFEKCIKLYDYIESNFSYVDYGVDGNDDQTYYAFLNKKGLCAQMASAYAYLLLQSGVEAMSVGCYDPSISHSWTYIIIDGKGYHSDPTWGLKDTHDDDWLYLYYFMMTDERRSEGCPVTDLNAQLLPNYWESKSNIDFSATDESLSFPKQSAFDSLDKENKVVRYHVSEENLELKYK, from the coding sequence ATGCACAAAAGAATAATAAGCTCACTGCTTATAACTACGGTCCTGATCTCAGGATGCAATATAAAACTCGAGGAACTTGATTCCAACTTAACTGCCGGCACGTCCACTGCCATCACCGACAGCACGCCGGTTGCAACTACTTCTGAAACTGAACAGCAAAAGTTCGAATTTAACCCTCACCTTTATGTTCCATCGCTGTCATCGGATATCCCAAAGGATTATTGGGATTCATTCTATAACCTTTGTGATGCTCTGCGCGCAGGAGAATCAACTTTCGAATGTTCGAGCAAAGAAGCATACAAATGGGCAACCTGTTGGTCTACTCTTAATGACCTTTTCCCTGTTGCAAGTTTATTGATATCAGGCGAGAGTAAAGACGGCAGTGTTCCTTTCGAGAACGGAACAGGAAAGATCTACTATCAGATCCCTGTTGAAGAATTCGTTGCAAAACAGGCTGAATTCGAAGTCATCATAACAGACATGTTAAACAGCTGCGTTGAACAGGATGACACAGACTTCGAGAAATGCATTAAGCTTTACGATTATATCGAGAGCAACTTCTCTTATGTGGATTACGGCGTAGACGGCAACGACGATCAGACCTATTACGCATTCCTGAACAAGAAGGGTTTATGCGCCCAGATGGCAAGCGCTTATGCGTATCTGCTCCTTCAATCCGGCGTGGAAGCCATGAGTGTCGGTTGTTATGATCCTTCGATATCACACTCCTGGACATATATCATCATTGACGGCAAAGGTTACCATTCAGATCCAACCTGGGGTTTGAAGGACACCCATGACGATGACTGGCTTTATCTGTATTATTTCATGATGACTGACGAGCGCAGGAGTGAAGGCTGTCCCGTCACTGATTTGAACGCTCAGCTCCTCCCCAACTATTGGGAAAGCAAATCGAACATCGATTTTTCGGCAACAGACGAGAGCCTGTCTTTCCCGAAGCAATCGGCCTTCGATTCGCTCGACAAAGAAAACAAAGTCGTGCGCTATCACGTGTCAGAAGAAAACCTGGAATTGAAATACAAATAA
- a CDS encoding NitT/TauT family transport system substrate-binding protein: MSQRINTKIREASKKAVAVIALFAFALPFAGCAKKEAGAKWKINIPGLDGSLCGAPIYIAYENGYFKEEGFDVTLISADTETRKIGLNNGTIPIVNGDFQFFPSMEEGVNTVVVDKLHDGCIKIVVRPDSEIKSPEDLKNLKIGVDEIGGTPHQVASVWLENAGISARQEDHQVEFLPFADGNLELEALYKGDIDAAAMWDPLASVAEKAGKVKTILNITTDEPFAGKACCFLYASRKVYEENPEEIAALLRAYRKAQDFINKNPEQAVDIIIKGKYSQIEDRELAVELITSYNYPSYEQRANNVFNVKDDVRYFAQQLYDIGYLKTDADTYTSKYFVEVNVDGGK; this comes from the coding sequence ATGTCACAGAGGATCAATACAAAAATCCGTGAGGCTTCGAAAAAAGCAGTAGCGGTAATTGCGCTTTTTGCGTTCGCATTGCCTTTTGCAGGCTGCGCTAAAAAAGAAGCGGGAGCTAAGTGGAAGATCAATATTCCCGGACTTGACGGTTCATTGTGCGGAGCACCTATCTATATTGCGTACGAGAACGGTTACTTTAAGGAAGAAGGCTTTGATGTAACACTTATCTCAGCTGATACAGAGACAAGAAAGATCGGTCTTAATAACGGAACTATTCCGATCGTTAACGGAGATTTCCAGTTTTTCCCTTCAATGGAGGAAGGCGTTAATACAGTAGTTGTTGACAAGCTCCATGACGGCTGCATCAAGATCGTTGTCCGTCCCGATTCTGAGATCAAATCACCTGAAGATCTGAAAAATCTTAAGATCGGCGTTGATGAGATCGGTGGAACTCCCCATCAGGTAGCAAGCGTCTGGCTCGAGAATGCAGGTATTTCAGCAAGACAGGAAGATCACCAGGTTGAATTCCTTCCTTTTGCAGACGGCAACCTTGAACTTGAGGCATTATATAAAGGCGATATCGATGCCGCTGCAATGTGGGATCCGCTCGCAAGCGTAGCCGAGAAGGCCGGCAAGGTTAAGACAATTCTCAATATTACAACTGATGAACCTTTCGCAGGCAAAGCCTGCTGCTTCTTATATGCTTCAAGAAAGGTTTATGAGGAGAATCCCGAAGAGATCGCAGCTTTGCTCCGTGCTTACAGAAAGGCTCAGGACTTTATCAACAAGAATCCTGAACAGGCAGTAGACATCATTATCAAGGGCAAGTATTCACAGATCGAGGACCGTGAACTCGCTGTCGAGCTTATCACTTCATATAACTATCCTTCATATGAGCAGCGTGCAAACAATGTGTTCAATGTAAAGGATGATGTACGTTACTTCGCACAGCAGCTTTACGATATCGGATATCTTAAGACAGATGCTGATACTTACACGTCAAAATACTTCGTTGAAGTAAATGTGGATGGCGGCAAATGA
- a CDS encoding DtxR family iron (metal) dependent repressor, which produces MRLRESGEMYLETVLLLSERVEHVRSLDVANHLGFSKPSVSRAVGKLKSENYINIDQQGYITLTDKGESIARKILEKRKVLKDLIMSWGVDEKTAAADACKIEHVLSDEAFEAIKKNKELNI; this is translated from the coding sequence ATGCGTCTTAGAGAATCAGGTGAAATGTATCTTGAGACTGTACTTCTGCTCTCCGAGAGAGTCGAGCATGTGCGTTCTCTGGACGTTGCTAATCATTTAGGTTTTTCGAAGCCGAGCGTCAGCCGTGCCGTAGGAAAACTTAAGAGTGAAAACTACATTAATATCGATCAGCAGGGATATATTACTCTCACTGATAAAGGGGAGAGCATCGCCCGGAAGATCCTAGAAAAACGCAAGGTATTAAAAGACCTGATCATGTCTTGGGGTGTTGACGAAAAGACAGCAGCTGCAGATGCCTGCAAGATCGAGCATGTATTAAGTGATGAAGCTTTCGAAGCAATTAAGAAAAACAAAGAATTGAACATTTAA
- a CDS encoding TraX protein: protein MDKANKIRILDGTMLKIIAMVSMVFDHVGDMFFPDMMWLRMVGRLAMPIFAFCITEGYIHTRNRNKYLLRMGIFALVSEVPFDLAFEGNINITHQNIMLTFFIAILALKLFDLIRGSKKDITGKYSVGRTILGILAVIAMAVFALLVRADYTFFAVIAVFLFYVFKDVNHYVRPIPGVAFLALTRTMGYYCTTGLSLIPLLLYNGKKGKGLKWLFYAFYPGHLLLLYLLKLFLTGNPA, encoded by the coding sequence ATGGACAAAGCTAACAAAATCAGAATTCTTGACGGTACGATGCTCAAGATCATTGCCATGGTAAGCATGGTTTTTGATCACGTCGGCGATATGTTTTTTCCTGACATGATGTGGCTGAGGATGGTCGGACGTCTTGCTATGCCGATCTTCGCTTTCTGTATTACCGAAGGCTATATCCATACCAGAAACAGGAATAAGTATCTCTTAAGAATGGGGATTTTCGCGCTCGTCAGCGAAGTGCCTTTCGACCTTGCTTTTGAAGGCAATATCAACATCACGCATCAGAATATAATGCTGACTTTCTTTATCGCCATTCTTGCGCTGAAGCTTTTCGATCTTATCAGGGGCTCGAAAAAGGATATTACAGGCAAATACAGCGTTGGAAGAACGATCCTCGGTATTTTGGCAGTAATTGCTATGGCTGTTTTTGCACTGCTGGTAAGAGCGGATTATACGTTCTTTGCAGTCATCGCGGTCTTCCTGTTCTATGTGTTCAAGGATGTAAATCATTATGTCAGGCCGATTCCCGGTGTCGCTTTCCTGGCGCTGACGAGGACAATGGGATACTACTGCACGACAGGTCTCAGCCTTATCCCGCTGCTTCTTTATAACGGAAAGAAGGGTAAGGGCCTTAAATGGCTGTTCTATGCGTTCTATCCGGGCCACCTTTTGCTTCTTTATCTGTTAAAACTGTTCCTGACCGGCAATCCGGCCTGA
- a CDS encoding serine O-acetyltransferase codes for MTKDAMHEEIDQIVQAIFDDYNGGKNIDAIKLFSNPDKDEVRELVEHFFRIIYPGYFRDLTYKIYNPKNSFAVTIEDVFYHLKKQIYRALDYSQSDDKMTDEKREEESYRITTEFFKKIPMIREYIETDLLATLDGDPAAANFDEVILAYPGLMAITVYRIAHELYLLKVPILPRLMTEYAHSETGIDIHPGATIGKYFFIDHGTGIVVGETSIIGSNVKIYQGVTIGALSTRGGQKLSGKKRHPTICDNVTIYANASILGGNTVIGENTVIGGNSFITASVEPNSKVSMTNLEKENKTDGKHVKSEEVKQGDEWYYII; via the coding sequence ATGACTAAAGATGCAATGCACGAAGAGATCGACCAGATCGTCCAGGCGATATTTGATGATTACAATGGCGGAAAGAATATAGATGCGATAAAGCTCTTTTCCAATCCTGATAAGGATGAGGTAAGAGAGCTCGTAGAGCATTTCTTCAGGATCATATATCCCGGATATTTCAGAGACCTCACATATAAGATCTATAATCCGAAGAATTCCTTCGCAGTAACTATCGAAGACGTTTTCTATCATCTGAAAAAGCAGATCTACAGAGCTCTCGATTATTCCCAGAGTGATGACAAGATGACTGACGAGAAGCGCGAAGAGGAGAGCTACCGCATCACGACCGAATTCTTCAAGAAGATCCCCATGATCAGGGAATATATCGAGACAGACCTTCTGGCTACGCTTGATGGTGACCCTGCTGCAGCTAACTTCGATGAGGTCATCCTCGCTTATCCGGGCCTCATGGCAATTACAGTCTATCGTATTGCGCATGAACTTTATCTACTTAAGGTGCCGATCCTGCCGCGTCTCATGACCGAATATGCGCATTCCGAGACAGGTATTGACATTCACCCGGGCGCTACGATCGGCAAGTATTTCTTCATCGACCACGGCACAGGTATCGTTGTAGGTGAGACTTCCATCATCGGCAGCAACGTTAAGATCTATCAGGGTGTTACTATCGGCGCGCTCTCCACAAGAGGCGGCCAGAAGCTCTCAGGCAAGAAGCGTCATCCTACGATATGCGATAATGTTACAATTTACGCAAATGCTTCTATCCTTGGCGGCAACACAGTGATCGGCGAGAATACCGTTATCGGCGGTAACTCATTCATCACCGCATCTGTTGAACCTAACTCCAAAGTCAGCATGACCAATCTCGAAAAAGAAAATAAAACTGATGGCAAGCACGTTAAGAGTGAAGAGGTCAAGCAGGGAGACGAGTGGTATTACATTATCTGA
- a CDS encoding PadR family transcriptional regulator encodes MLSKTSIVILGMLRKGEMNAYDMLKMIDRMNMKYWFPIGATTLYETCLRLEKKNYIENTGESDKKAVYHLTDAGMQELKSTICALFERVDFDSVWFCLAVMYSGVLSKKELAREIEIRRKLLDEYEKGTLENKEIMLKYDVSYIEVCAIDRMLQIIRMEKETLETFAKQAV; translated from the coding sequence ATGTTGTCAAAAACATCGATAGTAATCTTGGGAATGCTCAGGAAAGGTGAGATGAATGCCTATGACATGCTCAAGATGATCGACAGAATGAATATGAAATACTGGTTCCCAATCGGTGCAACCACGCTCTATGAGACATGTTTAAGGCTCGAAAAGAAGAACTATATCGAAAACACCGGTGAATCAGATAAGAAAGCTGTTTACCATCTGACTGATGCCGGCATGCAGGAACTGAAGAGCACTATCTGCGCTCTGTTTGAGAGGGTGGATTTTGATTCGGTATGGTTCTGTTTAGCCGTAATGTATTCGGGTGTCCTGAGCAAAAAGGAATTGGCACGTGAGATCGAGATCCGCAGAAAGCTCCTGGATGAATATGAGAAAGGCACTCTGGAGAATAAGGAAATAATGCTCAAGTATGACGTTTCATATATTGAAGTCTGCGCAATCGACAGGATGCTTCAGATAATTCGGATGGAAAAAGAAACGCTGGAAACCTTTGCAAAACAAGCGGTTTAA